From a region of the Haloferax volcanii DS2 genome:
- the rfbD gene encoding dTDP-4-dehydrorhamnose reductase, protein MYAFVTGANGLLGSVVVRTLREQGHAVVGSYHSEEPTFDCPLHQVDITDTERVVELLDEYDVDLVINCAAYTDVDGCESNPEVATAVNGTAPGDLAAVCDDREIPFIHYSTDYVFDGETDGFYEEGDEPAPIQEYGRSKLTGEHAVRDVNPDALILRLSFVYGARGDTSDLVGFPQWVASTLAAGDTVPLFTDQTMTPSRAGNVATTTLELLDAGVSGTFHVASQSAVTPSDFGEKICEVIGGDATLIESSVMADLDRPAARPRRSCLDVSNVEGELGCSQPTLEDDLAALEAAFSDYSS, encoded by the coding sequence ATGTACGCATTCGTCACCGGCGCTAACGGCTTGCTCGGGAGTGTCGTCGTCCGAACGCTCCGCGAGCAGGGTCACGCGGTTGTCGGCAGCTATCACTCCGAGGAGCCCACCTTCGACTGTCCGCTCCACCAAGTCGATATCACAGATACTGAGCGGGTTGTAGAGTTGCTTGATGAGTACGACGTTGATCTGGTGATTAACTGCGCCGCCTATACTGACGTGGACGGCTGTGAATCAAATCCCGAGGTGGCGACTGCAGTAAACGGAACCGCGCCAGGCGATCTCGCGGCGGTGTGTGACGACCGCGAGATTCCGTTCATTCACTACTCGACTGACTACGTCTTCGACGGCGAGACAGACGGTTTTTACGAAGAAGGTGACGAGCCAGCACCGATTCAGGAGTACGGCCGCTCGAAGCTCACCGGCGAGCACGCCGTTCGTGACGTGAACCCCGATGCGCTCATTCTCCGCTTGTCGTTCGTCTACGGTGCACGCGGTGACACAAGCGACCTCGTCGGCTTTCCTCAGTGGGTCGCCTCGACGCTCGCCGCCGGTGACACGGTCCCGCTGTTCACCGACCAGACGATGACGCCCAGTCGGGCCGGCAACGTCGCCACGACGACGCTGGAACTCCTCGATGCCGGCGTGTCGGGGACGTTTCATGTTGCGAGTCAGTCGGCCGTCACGCCCTCCGACTTCGGCGAGAAGATTTGCGAGGTGATTGGTGGCGATGCGACACTCATCGAGTCGTCGGTCATGGCCGACCTCGACCGCCCGGCGGCGAGGCCGCGACGCTCGTGTCTCGATGTGTCGAACGTAGAAGGCGAACTCGGTTGCTCCCAACCGACGTTGGAAGACGACCTTGCAGCGCTTGAGGCAGCGTTCAGCGATTACAGCTCGTAG
- the agl8 gene encoding low-salt glycan biosynthesis hydrolase Agl8: MADQRNQADKPTTRIPDDEWEAIVANVPLVSVDLVIRHEGGVLLGFRENEPARGEWFVPGGTVFKNETLTDALYRVADEELGVDVTIESRLGTFEHFYDTSDVEGIDSKHYLATAFEVTLDDDNLEMDTQHSQLKVFEPPYEGLHPYVERYLDALD; the protein is encoded by the coding sequence ATGGCTGACCAGCGCAACCAGGCGGATAAGCCGACCACGAGGATTCCCGACGACGAGTGGGAAGCAATCGTCGCGAACGTTCCGCTGGTCTCCGTCGACCTCGTGATTCGCCACGAGGGCGGTGTTCTCCTCGGGTTCCGTGAGAACGAACCCGCACGCGGTGAGTGGTTCGTCCCCGGTGGGACCGTATTCAAAAACGAGACGCTGACGGATGCCCTCTACCGGGTCGCCGACGAAGAGCTAGGCGTGGACGTGACGATCGAGTCACGACTCGGTACGTTCGAACACTTCTACGACACGTCGGACGTAGAGGGCATCGACTCAAAGCATTATCTTGCGACCGCGTTTGAGGTGACGCTTGACGACGACAACCTCGAAATGGACACTCAGCACAGCCAACTGAAGGTCTTCGAACCACCGTACGAAGGTCTCCACCCCTACGTCGAGCGGTATCTAGACGCGCTCGACTGA
- a CDS encoding type IV pilin: protein MQLTTLFNDDSAVSPVIGVILMVAITVILAAVIGTFVLGLGDQVSETSPQASFDFDYTNTSGNLTITHESGTSIDADSVSISGPVGDDGKTWADIDGSATEITAGSSITVTANGSSFDSGETVRVIWTSDSGSSSSTLQSWTYNG from the coding sequence ATGCAACTCACAACTCTCTTCAACGACGATTCCGCCGTCTCACCGGTTATCGGTGTGATTCTCATGGTCGCGATTACGGTCATTCTCGCGGCCGTCATCGGCACGTTCGTCCTCGGTCTCGGCGACCAAGTCAGCGAAACGTCGCCGCAAGCGAGTTTCGACTTCGACTACACCAACACGTCAGGAAACCTCACGATTACCCACGAAAGCGGAACCTCGATTGATGCAGACAGCGTCTCTATCTCGGGACCCGTGGGTGACGACGGCAAAACCTGGGCGGACATCGACGGTTCAGCGACCGAAATCACCGCAGGGAGCTCGATTACCGTCACTGCGAACGGCAGCTCGTTCGACTCCGGCGAAACGGTCCGCGTAATCTGGACCTCCGACTCCGGCTCCAGCTCTTCGACGCTCCAGAGCTGGACGTACAACGGCTGA
- the agl6 gene encoding low-salt glycan biosynthesis hexosyltransferase Agl6, whose amino-acid sequence MSTRSQSESPVDAPQQGATNGQSASDIHHSGDELLLSADSDIAPTLSVVMPTLNEEGGIAQCIEWVKAALEDMQIYGEVVVADSSTDRTPEIAAENGAIVIEPDGKGYGYAYLYAFERVRGDYIAMGDADCTYDFEELPKLLNMVRSGDADMAMGSRLEGEILPGSMPPLHEHVGNPLLTKFLNVFYGAGVSDAHSGMRVFSRDAWETMDCSSTGMEFASEMIMEAGAKDLEIKEKPITYHPREGEANLESFPDGWRHVRFMLVNAPGYLFSAPGFGLSVIGVLALVLAWSGVEVGGAQFGIHTGIGGGLLTLAGFQLMLFGAFSTVSSDPVRGASDPFTTWFTERISLERGATIGSVVLLCGLAYGGLLAFTWVTSGFSALPIAVADVVATVAVVIGLQMVFGSFLLGSLGE is encoded by the coding sequence ATGAGCACGAGATCCCAATCAGAATCCCCCGTAGACGCTCCACAGCAGGGAGCGACGAACGGGCAGTCTGCCTCGGACATCCACCACAGCGGTGACGAGCTACTGCTGTCCGCAGACAGTGATATCGCACCCACCCTCTCGGTCGTGATGCCCACCCTCAACGAAGAAGGTGGCATCGCCCAGTGTATCGAGTGGGTCAAAGCCGCCCTCGAAGACATGCAGATTTACGGCGAGGTCGTCGTCGCGGACAGCTCGACCGACCGCACGCCCGAGATTGCGGCGGAAAACGGGGCGATTGTCATCGAGCCCGACGGCAAGGGCTACGGCTACGCGTATCTGTACGCGTTCGAGCGCGTCCGCGGCGACTACATCGCCATGGGCGACGCCGACTGCACCTACGACTTCGAGGAGCTTCCCAAGCTGTTGAACATGGTTCGCTCCGGCGACGCCGACATGGCCATGGGGTCGCGACTGGAGGGCGAGATTCTCCCCGGGTCGATGCCGCCGCTGCACGAACACGTCGGGAATCCACTGTTGACGAAGTTCTTGAACGTCTTCTACGGCGCTGGCGTCAGTGACGCGCATAGTGGGATGCGCGTGTTTAGCCGCGACGCCTGGGAGACCATGGACTGTTCGTCGACGGGCATGGAGTTCGCCAGCGAGATGATTATGGAGGCCGGCGCGAAGGACTTGGAGATTAAAGAAAAGCCGATTACCTACCACCCCCGCGAGGGCGAGGCCAACCTGGAGAGCTTCCCCGACGGCTGGCGACACGTCCGGTTCATGCTCGTGAACGCGCCGGGGTATCTGTTTTCCGCGCCTGGGTTCGGGTTGTCTGTGATTGGCGTGTTGGCGCTGGTGTTGGCCTGGAGCGGTGTGGAGGTCGGTGGGGCGCAGTTCGGGATTCACACCGGGATTGGTGGTGGCCTGCTGACGCTCGCCGGCTTCCAGTTGATGCTGTTCGGGGCCTTCTCGACGGTGTCTTCGGATCCGGTTCGCGGGGCTTCCGATCCGTTTACGACCTGGTTTACGGAGCGCATTTCCTTGGAGCGAGGGGCGACGATCGGGTCTGTGGTGTTGCTCTGCGGGCTGGCCTACGGTGGGCTCCTTGCGTTCACGTGGGTGACGAGTGGGTTCAGTGCGTTGCCTATCGCGGTTGCTGATGTTGTGGCGACCGTGGCTGTGGTGATCGGGTTGCAGATGGTCTTTGGGTCGTTCCTGTTGGGCTCTCTTGGGGAATAA
- the rfbB gene encoding dTDP-glucose 4,6-dehydratase has translation MDVLVTGGAGFIGSNFVRYLLDNSDDSVVTLDALTYAGSRDNLAGYLDHPNHRFVEGDIRDRELVDDLVADADVIVNFAAESHVDRSIGGAEPFVSTNVQGTQTLLDAALDADIDRFLQISTDEVYGEIHDGKFTEDDPLAPRNPYSATKAGADLLVRSYRETHDLPTLITRTCNNFGPRQHPEKLIPKFIQRAANGETLPVYGDGSNVREWIYVEDNCAALDVVLREGDIGEVYNIGSGVELSNLETTEKILEAVGGSEDQIEFVEDRAGHDQRYAIDATKTKALGWEPEWSFEDGLEACVDYYLGDDE, from the coding sequence ATGGACGTACTCGTTACTGGTGGTGCCGGATTCATCGGTTCGAACTTCGTGCGGTATCTGCTCGACAACAGCGACGATTCCGTCGTCACGCTTGACGCGCTCACCTACGCCGGGTCGCGTGACAATCTCGCCGGCTATCTCGACCACCCGAACCATCGGTTCGTCGAGGGTGACATCCGAGACCGCGAGCTTGTTGACGACCTCGTGGCCGATGCCGATGTCATCGTGAACTTTGCTGCGGAGTCGCACGTCGACCGCTCCATCGGTGGGGCCGAGCCGTTCGTCTCGACGAACGTCCAGGGGACTCAGACGCTCCTCGACGCCGCCCTCGATGCGGATATCGACCGGTTCCTCCAGATTTCGACCGACGAGGTGTACGGCGAGATTCACGACGGGAAGTTCACGGAAGACGACCCACTCGCGCCGCGAAATCCCTACTCGGCGACGAAAGCCGGTGCGGACCTGCTCGTTCGGAGCTACCGAGAAACCCACGACCTGCCGACGCTCATCACGCGGACCTGCAACAACTTCGGTCCGCGCCAGCACCCGGAAAAACTCATTCCGAAGTTCATCCAGCGCGCCGCGAACGGCGAGACGCTCCCGGTCTACGGCGACGGCTCGAACGTCCGCGAGTGGATTTACGTCGAAGACAACTGTGCAGCGCTCGATGTCGTCCTCCGAGAGGGCGATATCGGCGAGGTGTACAACATCGGCAGCGGCGTCGAACTGTCGAACCTCGAAACGACGGAGAAGATTCTTGAGGCAGTTGGCGGCTCAGAAGACCAAATCGAATTCGTTGAGGACCGCGCGGGCCACGACCAGCGCTATGCCATCGACGCGACAAAGACGAAGGCGCTCGGCTGGGAGCCCGAGTGGAGCTTCGAAGACGGCCTTGAGGCGTGTGTCGACTACTACCTCGGTGACGACGAATAG